In one Leptospira mayottensis 200901116 genomic region, the following are encoded:
- the metH gene encoding methionine synthase, giving the protein MTYKVQNYTNRSSQELLALLKKQILVIDGAMGTMIQRYPLTEDDFRGEVLKNHPHPLKGNNELLCLTRPDVIEAIHVKFLEAGANILETNTFSSNQVSQGDYKTEFLVTDLNKAAVVCARNAIEKFKKTNRHQPCFLAGAIGPTTRTATLSPDVNNPAFRAVTFDDLVATFYEQARALVEAGVDLLLPETNIDTLNLKAAIFAIEQVFEDLQVRIPVCLSVTITDASGRTLSGQTVEAFYNSIVHCNPLSVGINCALGADEMRPYIEELARVSSCYISCYPNAGLPNAFGGYDQTPEEFGTYIQEFANSGWLNIAGGCCGTTPEHIAAAAKAVQEKKPRVLPQIEEITRLSGLEPLNVTPDKGFLLVGERTNVTGSPKFKKLIIEGNFEEAVSVALQQVEAGANIIDINFDEALLDGEASMRHFLNLIAGEPDIAKVPFMIDSSKWSVLEEGLKCIQGKPIVNSISLKEGEEKFLEHARKIQRYGASAIVMAFDEQGQAATKDEKVRICKRAYDLLVTKANFSPTDIIFDPNILTVATGIEEHNNYAMDFIEAVREIKKFCPGAKVSGGLSNVSFSFRGNNPVREAMHSVFLYHAIRAGLDMAIVNAGMLAVYEEIPKDLLEYVEDVILNRRPDATERLVEFAESVKSSGDKSEKKEEAWREGTSVEERLSHALVKGIVEYIDQDTEEARLKYERPLTVIEGPLMDGMKIVGELFGAGKMFLPQVVKSARVMKKSVAYLLPFMEEEKNRSEDVVARPKFLIATVKGDVHDIGKNIVGVVLACNNYEVIDLGVMVPSDKILEEAKKHNVSIIGLSGLITPSLDEMVHVASEMKRTGFEIPLLIGGATTSSAHTAVKIAPVYDPPVVHVVDASRVVNVVNQLLHSDLNEVYAQKIKEDQKTARENYFNTRAERKLISLEQARENREEIDWTATTIDKPSFMGIRIFDEEVSLETLIPFIDWTPFFTAWELKGRYPAILESETTGKQARELFADARKLMKTIVDGKFFKTKGVIGIFPANSVGDDIEVYEDESRSKLLTVFHTLRQQIQKEDRSEPNYCLADYVAPKDSGRIDYIGGFAVTAGHGVEEFAKEFESNQDDYNSIMAKALGDRFAEAFAEYMHYKVRKEYWGYDKGENLSPEDLIRERYRGIRPAAGYPASPDHTEKRILFDLLQAEKNTGITLTEHFAMWPASSVSGLYFAHPKSKYFAVAKINRDQIEEYAKRKAMSVEEVERWLAPNLAYDPLAVSVVR; this is encoded by the coding sequence ATGACTTATAAAGTTCAGAACTATACTAATCGTTCATCCCAGGAATTGCTTGCGCTCCTCAAAAAACAAATCTTAGTCATAGACGGGGCGATGGGAACTATGATCCAAAGATACCCTCTCACCGAAGACGATTTCAGAGGAGAAGTTCTCAAGAACCATCCACATCCTCTCAAAGGGAACAACGAACTTCTTTGTTTAACAAGACCGGATGTAATCGAAGCGATTCACGTGAAATTTTTGGAAGCCGGGGCGAACATTCTTGAAACGAACACGTTCAGTTCGAATCAGGTTTCTCAAGGTGATTATAAAACGGAGTTTCTCGTCACGGATTTGAACAAGGCCGCGGTTGTATGTGCCCGCAATGCGATTGAAAAGTTTAAAAAAACAAATCGCCACCAGCCTTGTTTTCTGGCCGGTGCGATCGGGCCGACGACTCGTACTGCGACCCTTTCTCCGGATGTAAACAATCCCGCGTTTCGTGCAGTGACTTTCGACGATTTGGTTGCGACTTTTTACGAACAAGCGCGCGCTCTTGTGGAAGCGGGGGTGGACCTGCTTCTTCCAGAAACGAATATCGATACTTTGAATCTAAAGGCGGCAATCTTTGCAATCGAACAAGTATTCGAGGATTTGCAAGTAAGAATTCCGGTTTGCCTTTCGGTGACGATCACAGACGCTTCGGGAAGAACTCTTTCCGGACAAACGGTAGAAGCGTTCTACAACTCCATCGTGCATTGCAATCCTCTTTCTGTGGGAATCAACTGTGCGCTTGGTGCGGACGAAATGCGTCCCTATATTGAAGAACTTGCGAGAGTTTCCTCCTGCTATATCAGTTGTTATCCGAATGCAGGTTTACCGAATGCGTTCGGAGGTTACGACCAGACTCCGGAAGAATTTGGAACTTATATTCAAGAGTTTGCAAATTCCGGCTGGTTGAACATTGCGGGCGGATGTTGCGGAACGACTCCCGAACATATCGCCGCTGCCGCAAAGGCGGTCCAAGAAAAAAAACCAAGAGTTCTTCCTCAGATCGAAGAGATCACGAGACTTTCTGGATTAGAACCATTGAATGTCACCCCCGATAAAGGATTTTTACTCGTAGGGGAAAGAACCAATGTTACCGGATCGCCTAAATTCAAAAAACTTATCATCGAAGGGAATTTTGAAGAAGCAGTTTCCGTTGCGTTGCAACAAGTGGAAGCAGGAGCGAATATCATCGACATCAATTTCGACGAAGCGTTGTTAGATGGCGAGGCTTCGATGAGACATTTCCTGAATCTCATCGCGGGCGAACCAGATATCGCAAAGGTTCCGTTTATGATCGATTCTTCCAAGTGGAGTGTTCTGGAGGAAGGTCTGAAATGTATTCAGGGAAAACCGATCGTAAATTCCATCTCTCTCAAAGAAGGAGAGGAAAAATTCTTAGAACACGCTCGTAAAATTCAAAGATACGGAGCTTCCGCGATCGTGATGGCATTCGACGAACAAGGACAAGCCGCGACCAAGGATGAGAAGGTTCGTATTTGCAAGAGGGCATACGACCTTCTCGTAACGAAGGCTAATTTTAGTCCAACTGACATTATTTTTGATCCGAATATCCTGACTGTGGCGACTGGGATCGAGGAACATAATAACTATGCAATGGACTTTATAGAAGCTGTTCGTGAAATCAAAAAGTTCTGTCCGGGTGCGAAGGTTTCGGGAGGTTTATCCAACGTATCTTTTTCCTTTAGAGGAAACAATCCCGTGAGAGAGGCAATGCACTCTGTTTTCTTATATCACGCAATACGAGCAGGGCTCGACATGGCAATCGTAAACGCGGGAATGCTTGCGGTCTACGAAGAAATTCCGAAAGATCTATTAGAATATGTTGAAGATGTAATTTTAAATAGAAGACCCGACGCAACCGAACGTCTCGTCGAATTTGCCGAAAGTGTAAAATCCTCCGGAGACAAATCCGAAAAGAAAGAGGAAGCTTGGAGAGAAGGGACTTCGGTCGAGGAGAGGCTTTCGCACGCACTTGTCAAGGGAATCGTGGAATATATTGATCAGGATACGGAAGAAGCCAGGCTCAAGTACGAACGTCCATTAACCGTCATCGAAGGTCCTCTAATGGACGGAATGAAGATCGTAGGAGAATTGTTCGGTGCTGGGAAGATGTTTCTTCCCCAGGTGGTAAAAAGCGCTCGGGTTATGAAAAAATCTGTGGCCTATCTTCTTCCCTTTATGGAAGAAGAGAAAAATCGGTCGGAGGATGTGGTCGCCCGCCCTAAATTTTTGATCGCGACCGTAAAAGGAGATGTTCACGATATAGGAAAGAACATCGTTGGGGTTGTTCTTGCATGTAATAACTACGAAGTGATTGATCTAGGTGTAATGGTCCCTTCCGATAAAATTTTGGAAGAAGCAAAGAAACATAACGTGAGTATCATCGGTCTTTCGGGACTCATTACTCCTTCGCTTGATGAGATGGTACATGTGGCTTCCGAGATGAAACGAACCGGTTTCGAAATCCCTCTTTTGATCGGAGGAGCGACCACGAGCTCCGCGCACACTGCGGTAAAAATTGCACCCGTATATGATCCACCCGTAGTACATGTAGTGGACGCTTCTAGGGTTGTAAACGTAGTAAATCAACTTTTACATTCGGATTTAAACGAGGTGTATGCTCAAAAGATCAAAGAAGATCAAAAGACGGCTCGGGAGAATTATTTTAATACGAGAGCGGAAAGAAAATTAATTTCCTTGGAACAAGCCAGAGAAAATCGGGAAGAGATCGATTGGACGGCTACGACAATCGATAAACCTTCTTTTATGGGAATCCGAATTTTTGACGAAGAAGTGTCTTTGGAAACATTAATACCGTTTATTGATTGGACTCCGTTTTTTACCGCCTGGGAGCTTAAAGGAAGATATCCAGCAATTTTGGAAAGTGAGACAACAGGGAAACAGGCCAGAGAACTTTTTGCGGACGCACGAAAACTGATGAAGACAATCGTGGACGGAAAATTTTTTAAGACGAAAGGGGTAATTGGAATTTTTCCGGCAAATTCGGTCGGAGATGATATCGAAGTTTACGAAGACGAATCCCGTTCTAAGTTGCTGACGGTGTTTCATACTCTTCGTCAGCAGATTCAAAAAGAAGACCGATCGGAGCCGAATTATTGTTTGGCGGACTACGTCGCTCCGAAGGACTCTGGAAGGATCGATTATATAGGCGGATTTGCCGTTACCGCCGGACATGGCGTGGAAGAATTTGCGAAAGAATTCGAAAGCAATCAGGACGATTATAATTCCATCATGGCGAAGGCTTTAGGAGATCGTTTTGCGGAAGCTTTTGCGGAATACATGCATTACAAAGTTCGAAAAGAATATTGGGGTTATGACAAGGGTGAAAATCTTTCTCCCGAAGATCTGATCCGTGAAAGATACAGAGGTATTCGTCCTGCGGCAGGTTATCCGGCTTCTCCCGATCATACTGAAAAAAGAATTCTATTTGATCTATTGCAGGCTGAAAAAAATACCGGAATTACGCTTACCGAACATTTTGCGATGTGGCCTGCAAGTTCGGTAAGTGGTCTCTACTTTGCGCATCCTAAGTCGAAATATTTCGCGGTCGCAAAGATCAATCGAGATCAAATCGAAGAATACGCAAAACGAAAGGCAATGAGTGTCGAAGAAGTCGAACGTTGGCTGGCTCCGAATCTTGCTTATGATCCTCTTGCGGTTTCGGTGGTCCGATAA
- a CDS encoding LIC_20087 family outer membrane protein, which translates to MNKRRSFILFLFLFGVSIFSVEDPLPSPFEPYHLSRDFDLNRQKYLQVIAIPYKDPMELKLGPESDSVPQKKAPEITFIKTPGLSFSGMFQPFLFSVVPQESVQFLPISETILVDQVPSGNGKLVSGAFSEKRTMDRITDSRNQVPGFGLTNWNTNSLQSGSNSGVMFLYMKRHAGLEMDFNARMIGNQAGLAFLESARSTIAFNYSVFPEIGESSKMNFFLQFSSIKRFQDRGSAYGGEPGNYFRGMKSYEYYLNPGISFSSRNLSLEGMVRVPVPIAAQLGGEQHQWMQDVQGILGIKYSFSETSSK; encoded by the coding sequence ATGAACAAAAGGAGATCCTTCATTCTATTTTTGTTTTTATTTGGAGTTTCGATCTTTTCGGTCGAAGATCCTTTGCCGAGTCCGTTCGAACCTTATCATCTCTCCCGTGATTTCGATCTCAATCGACAGAAGTATCTACAGGTAATTGCAATTCCCTATAAGGATCCGATGGAACTTAAGCTCGGACCAGAAAGCGATTCCGTTCCCCAAAAAAAAGCTCCCGAGATTACTTTCATCAAAACTCCTGGACTTTCTTTTTCAGGAATGTTTCAGCCGTTCTTATTTTCCGTGGTCCCTCAAGAAAGCGTTCAATTTTTACCCATTTCCGAAACCATTCTCGTAGATCAGGTTCCTTCTGGGAACGGCAAACTCGTATCGGGAGCTTTTTCTGAAAAAAGAACCATGGATCGGATTACCGATTCCAGAAATCAGGTTCCGGGTTTTGGTTTGACAAATTGGAATACGAACTCTCTGCAAAGCGGAAGCAATTCCGGAGTAATGTTTCTTTATATGAAACGTCACGCGGGTTTGGAGATGGATTTTAACGCGAGAATGATCGGTAACCAAGCAGGACTTGCGTTTTTAGAATCCGCAAGATCTACGATTGCATTTAACTATTCCGTGTTTCCGGAAATCGGAGAAAGTTCTAAGATGAATTTTTTTCTTCAATTTTCCAGTATCAAACGTTTCCAGGATAGAGGCTCGGCTTATGGCGGAGAACCGGGAAATTATTTTCGTGGCATGAAATCGTACGAATACTATTTGAACCCCGGAATTTCCTTTTCCTCCAGAAATTTAAGTTTAGAAGGAATGGTAAGAGTTCCTGTTCCAATCGCGGCCCAACTTGGGGGAGAACAACACCAATGGATGCAAGACGTTCAGGGAATCCTCGGAATCAAATATAGTTTTTCAGAAACTTCTTCTAAGTAA
- a CDS encoding ATP-dependent 6-phosphofructokinase, with the protein METRIQNFGECSIPSPANYEYYTSDSSRLIFKTVFQSEEDWNSYVKGNPDFFEQAGPREKIYFPPKKVTAGIVTCGGLCPGINDVIRGIVMELYYRYGVSRILGFPYGYQGLVKKYSHEPIELTPEKVAHIVDEGGSMLSSSRGNQSPVEMVDCLSFYGVKMLFCIGGDGTLRGAREIVGEIAKRKMEISVVGIPKTIDNDINYVQKTFGFSTAFSKAMEAVECAHVEAKGTPNGIGLVKLMGRHSGFIAVNAALASRNVNYCLIPEVNFDLYGNGAFLEDLKKRIQKKGHAVIIVAEGAGQEFFDSTKERDPSGNLKLKDIGLFLKDTMTDFFKKENIPVNIKYIDPSYIIRSIPANAEDSVFCGFLAQNAVHAAMAGKTDMVVGMWNNVFIHLPISVAIQERKVLQPDKSTLWRSLLASTGQPAHMLVDRG; encoded by the coding sequence ATGGAAACACGAATTCAAAATTTTGGCGAATGTTCGATCCCTAGTCCAGCAAATTATGAATATTATACGAGTGATTCTTCCAGGTTGATATTTAAGACTGTGTTTCAATCGGAAGAGGATTGGAATTCTTATGTGAAAGGTAATCCCGATTTTTTCGAACAGGCAGGACCTAGAGAAAAAATATATTTTCCTCCTAAAAAAGTGACTGCCGGAATCGTAACCTGCGGAGGTCTTTGTCCCGGAATCAACGATGTGATTCGAGGGATAGTGATGGAGCTTTACTATCGTTACGGAGTTTCCAGAATTTTAGGTTTTCCGTACGGCTATCAAGGACTTGTAAAAAAATATTCCCACGAACCGATCGAACTTACGCCCGAAAAGGTGGCGCATATTGTGGATGAAGGTGGGTCTATGCTTTCTTCTTCCAGGGGGAATCAATCTCCGGTCGAAATGGTGGATTGTCTCAGCTTTTACGGAGTAAAGATGCTTTTTTGTATCGGAGGAGACGGCACTCTCCGAGGCGCTCGGGAGATCGTGGGTGAAATCGCAAAAAGAAAGATGGAAATTTCCGTTGTTGGAATTCCAAAGACGATAGACAACGATATCAACTACGTACAAAAAACATTCGGTTTTTCTACTGCGTTTTCTAAAGCGATGGAAGCGGTGGAATGTGCTCATGTGGAAGCGAAAGGAACACCGAATGGAATCGGCTTGGTCAAACTGATGGGGCGTCATTCCGGATTCATCGCGGTAAACGCGGCTCTTGCTTCTAGAAACGTAAATTACTGCTTAATTCCCGAAGTGAATTTCGACCTCTACGGTAATGGGGCCTTTTTGGAAGATCTCAAAAAAAGAATCCAAAAGAAAGGACACGCAGTTATCATCGTGGCGGAAGGAGCCGGGCAGGAATTTTTCGATTCGACAAAAGAACGAGATCCTTCCGGAAATTTAAAGCTCAAGGATATCGGTCTTTTTCTCAAGGATACAATGACTGATTTTTTCAAAAAAGAAAACATTCCAGTGAACATCAAATACATAGATCCAAGTTATATCATTCGATCGATTCCGGCTAACGCGGAAGATTCCGTATTCTGCGGTTTTCTGGCTCAAAACGCGGTTCACGCGGCGATGGCTGGTAAAACTGATATGGTCGTCGGAATGTGGAACAACGTATTTATACATCTTCCGATTTCTGTTGCAATTCAGGAAAGAAAAGTATTACAACCGGACAAAAGTACTCTTTGGAGATCTCTTTTAGCTTCCACGGGTCAACCCGCGCATATGTTAGTGGATAGGGGTTAG
- a CDS encoding SpoIIE family protein phosphatase, producing MSERQLSLSLISNITAKINSTDNLEELLNIIIETTKDVLNTEGCSLLLYDQNEDCLVFNIAKGTKGESLTELKVPRGKGIAGMVLETLEPVIVNDAKNDPRIYRNIDETVGFVTYNLICVPMSTQGEIQGVLEAVNSLERKEFTNKDIKVLQYLSDLAAIAIRNRRLIRDLKSRANELDCLFQLSQAISNISEMDQFFNLTVNSVSEVMGAERVSLIFFNPKNGKYELKKSIGFSLKEEEHFINEKEGVICKVIETGKPILVQNTSSIDCVRPERYKTKSFISVPIRQDGKIIGILNSADKKSGNSFDNADQNVLSTISNQIAEAYNSLLSKEQKEKLNSIHRDMQIASQIQVNSLPNIPKKIQGLELETSYIASKEIGGDFYDLIYHNPDEVSVLIADVSGKGIAAALFMEFSKTIIAGEVSRNSSTSISLMSANRIIQEKSGYFMFVTVMLARINMAKRKIRYSSAGHNEQLLYKAKEKKVVSLSGKGMPLGIKESEIDEHELDYYSGDLLILYTDGVSEAMNESNEMYGLENLTKLIERNGDMPLGALKELIIDTTDAFRGDADPHDDYTLFMIRLP from the coding sequence ATGAGTGAAAGGCAGTTATCCTTATCTTTAATTTCCAACATTACGGCGAAAATTAACTCGACCGACAACCTGGAAGAACTTCTTAACATCATCATAGAAACCACAAAAGACGTCCTTAACACAGAAGGTTGTTCCCTACTTTTGTATGATCAAAACGAAGATTGTCTCGTTTTCAACATTGCTAAAGGCACAAAAGGAGAATCCCTTACGGAACTGAAAGTTCCAAGAGGAAAAGGGATTGCGGGAATGGTTCTAGAGACATTAGAACCCGTAATCGTGAACGACGCAAAAAACGATCCTCGAATTTATAGAAATATCGATGAGACCGTGGGGTTCGTTACCTACAACCTTATCTGTGTTCCGATGAGTACTCAAGGGGAAATCCAGGGTGTACTAGAGGCGGTCAATTCCCTAGAAAGAAAAGAATTTACAAACAAAGACATTAAGGTTCTTCAATATCTTTCGGATCTTGCGGCGATCGCAATCCGAAATCGAAGACTGATTCGAGATTTGAAAAGCCGCGCGAACGAACTTGATTGTTTGTTTCAACTCAGTCAGGCGATCTCGAATATCTCGGAGATGGATCAATTTTTCAATCTCACCGTAAATTCTGTTTCGGAAGTTATGGGAGCGGAAAGAGTTTCCTTAATCTTTTTCAACCCAAAGAACGGAAAATACGAACTCAAAAAAAGTATCGGCTTTAGTCTTAAAGAAGAAGAACATTTCATCAACGAAAAAGAAGGTGTAATCTGCAAGGTCATCGAAACCGGTAAGCCGATCCTCGTCCAAAATACCTCATCGATCGACTGTGTTCGTCCCGAAAGATACAAAACCAAATCCTTTATTTCTGTTCCGATTCGTCAGGACGGAAAAATCATAGGAATCCTAAATTCTGCGGATAAAAAATCAGGAAACAGCTTCGACAACGCGGATCAAAACGTTCTGAGTACAATCTCCAATCAGATAGCGGAGGCTTACAATTCCCTTCTTTCCAAGGAACAAAAAGAAAAACTCAATTCGATCCACAGAGATATGCAGATCGCTTCCCAGATCCAGGTAAATTCCTTACCAAACATTCCTAAAAAAATCCAAGGATTGGAATTGGAAACGAGTTACATCGCTTCGAAGGAAATCGGTGGTGACTTTTACGACCTAATCTATCATAATCCGGACGAAGTCAGTGTTCTCATCGCCGACGTTTCCGGAAAGGGAATCGCCGCTGCACTCTTTATGGAATTTTCCAAAACGATCATCGCAGGAGAAGTTTCCAGAAATTCCTCGACTAGTATCAGTTTGATGAGTGCGAACCGAATCATTCAGGAAAAATCCGGATATTTTATGTTCGTCACAGTGATGCTCGCAAGAATCAATATGGCGAAACGAAAGATTCGTTATTCCAGTGCAGGTCATAACGAACAGCTTCTCTACAAAGCCAAAGAAAAAAAGGTCGTCAGTCTTTCTGGCAAAGGAATGCCTCTTGGAATTAAAGAATCAGAGATTGACGAACACGAACTCGATTATTATTCCGGTGATCTTTTAATTCTCTATACGGACGGGGTCAGCGAGGCGATGAACGAATCGAATGAGATGTACGGCCTCGAAAATCTCACTAAACTCATTGAACGAAACGGAGATATGCCTCTCGGAGCCTTAAAGGAACTTATCATTGATACAACCGATGCGTTTCGAGGAGATGCGGATCCACACGACGATTACACGTTGTTTATGATTCGTCTTCCGTAA
- the argB gene encoding acetylglutamate kinase encodes MEKLLERVNHILEALPYITKYSGKTVVIKYGGAAMAKADLKESFAKDIVLLKYVGIHPVIVHGGGPEINRLLDSLKIPTEFVHGHRITDTQTMEIVEMVLTGKVNKQIVSMINSQGGKAVGISGKDGNLAKAVKAPIEIELEGKEKQLFDVGLVGRIESINPEILHNLQKEGFIPVISPVAESIEGNSLNINADTFAGEIAGALKAEKLILLTDTEGILIDGKLATGLNRGKVKEYIRKGEISGGMIPKVECCLAAIDQGVHRTHIIDGRVSHSILIEIFTNQGIGSLIES; translated from the coding sequence ATGGAAAAACTTTTGGAAAGAGTCAATCACATCCTAGAAGCCCTTCCTTATATCACCAAATATTCAGGCAAGACGGTTGTGATCAAATACGGCGGAGCCGCGATGGCTAAGGCCGATCTCAAAGAATCTTTTGCTAAAGACATCGTCCTTTTAAAGTATGTAGGCATTCATCCCGTAATCGTTCACGGAGGAGGACCCGAAATCAACCGCCTCTTAGATAGTTTGAAAATTCCAACTGAATTCGTTCACGGACATAGGATTACCGACACTCAGACAATGGAAATTGTGGAAATGGTTCTTACCGGTAAGGTAAATAAACAAATCGTTTCTATGATCAATTCTCAAGGAGGAAAAGCGGTCGGAATTTCCGGCAAGGACGGTAATCTCGCAAAAGCAGTCAAAGCTCCGATAGAAATCGAATTGGAAGGAAAGGAAAAACAGCTCTTCGATGTGGGGCTTGTAGGAAGAATCGAATCCATAAATCCGGAAATTCTTCATAACCTCCAAAAGGAAGGGTTCATTCCGGTCATCTCTCCAGTAGCGGAAAGTATAGAAGGAAACAGTCTAAACATCAACGCGGATACTTTCGCCGGTGAAATCGCGGGTGCTCTCAAAGCGGAAAAACTTATTCTTCTTACCGACACGGAAGGAATTTTGATCGACGGAAAATTAGCGACCGGCCTTAACCGAGGTAAAGTGAAGGAATACATTCGGAAGGGAGAAATTTCAGGCGGAATGATTCCTAAGGTAGAATGTTGTCTGGCAGCGATTGATCAAGGAGTGCATAGAACTCATATCATTGACGGAAGAGTTTCTCATTCCATCTTGATTGAAATTTTCACGAACCAAGGCATCGGTTCTTTAATTGAATCATGA
- a CDS encoding SDR family NAD(P)-dependent oxidoreductase — MSPKNQETNKKRNVILTGGSGGLGRAVAESLVFEGYSVTNLDIQVPKKILSGELFLNTDLTKDEELISSLSKWENTISTQNQIPYGFVHCAGYGGPYHKITQVSLEEWDRIFSINIRSSFQIAKFLLPIFKNLQLGRLVFIASSLSLIGSANSVAYSSSKHALIGFVKSLADEWGPFGITANAVSPGYMETSMGIQEDQVSDHRQKIIKMTPSGKIAYPYEIARVVTFMLNENSSYINGANWAVDGGITAV; from the coding sequence TTGTCTCCGAAAAATCAAGAAACGAACAAAAAAAGAAATGTGATTCTTACCGGAGGAAGTGGAGGTTTAGGAAGAGCCGTCGCTGAATCTCTTGTATTCGAAGGTTATTCCGTGACCAATTTAGATATTCAGGTTCCGAAGAAAATTTTGTCGGGAGAACTTTTCCTGAATACGGATCTTACAAAAGACGAAGAACTTATTTCCTCGCTCTCTAAATGGGAAAATACGATTTCTACCCAAAATCAGATTCCGTACGGTTTTGTCCACTGTGCCGGATATGGAGGGCCTTATCATAAAATCACCCAAGTCAGTCTGGAAGAATGGGATCGTATTTTTTCGATAAATATACGTTCTTCTTTTCAAATTGCGAAGTTTCTTTTACCTATATTCAAAAATTTGCAATTAGGAAGATTGGTATTTATCGCTTCTTCTTTATCGCTGATCGGCTCCGCAAATTCGGTTGCATATTCCTCATCAAAACACGCTTTGATCGGTTTTGTAAAATCTCTTGCAGATGAATGGGGGCCTTTCGGAATTACTGCGAATGCGGTCAGTCCGGGTTATATGGAAACGTCGATGGGAATTCAGGAGGATCAAGTTTCCGATCATAGACAAAAAATCATTAAAATGACCCCGTCCGGAAAAATTGCGTATCCTTACGAAATCGCAAGGGTCGTTACTTTTATGTTAAACGAAAACTCTTCTTATATCAACGGCGCAAACTGGGCCGTTGATGGCGGAATCACTGCGGTATGA